The Pirellulales bacterium genome includes a window with the following:
- a CDS encoding aldolase/citrate lyase family protein, whose product MRTNPVKHKLQNREPTYGTWLSLGDWFAARVLALQGWDWLTLDLEHQPIDWQGAAQVFATVADAGCVPLCRVPEGTHFYIKRALDAGAWGIVVPMVNTVEQARTAIAAAKYPPQGNRSVGGGLHALNWNAPPAEYFARANEEILVILQTESPAGVRQAAEIYALPGCDAIFVGPNDLRAQMHGEAGHPPSNEEFEATLARIIKLGEQAGVPTGMHVTSATAALARAEQGMRFLAVGSDLQMLARQSQQVLSELFPQREVEAVVRY is encoded by the coding sequence ATGCGCACCAATCCCGTCAAACACAAATTACAAAACCGGGAGCCGACCTATGGAACCTGGCTCTCCCTCGGGGATTGGTTCGCCGCGCGGGTCTTGGCCCTGCAGGGCTGGGACTGGTTGACCTTGGATTTAGAGCATCAGCCAATTGACTGGCAGGGGGCGGCGCAGGTGTTTGCCACGGTGGCGGACGCCGGTTGCGTCCCCTTGTGCCGCGTTCCCGAAGGGACGCATTTTTACATCAAGCGCGCCCTGGATGCCGGCGCCTGGGGGATCGTGGTGCCGATGGTTAACACCGTCGAGCAAGCCCGAACCGCGATCGCCGCGGCAAAGTATCCCCCGCAAGGAAATCGCAGCGTGGGGGGCGGATTGCATGCGCTCAACTGGAACGCCCCTCCGGCGGAATATTTTGCCCGCGCTAATGAAGAGATTCTGGTGATCTTGCAAACAGAAAGTCCCGCTGGCGTGCGCCAAGCCGCTGAGATCTATGCCTTGCCCGGTTGTGACGCGATTTTTGTCGGACCAAACGACCTGCGCGCGCAAATGCACGGCGAGGCGGGGCACCCCCCCTCCAACGAAGAATTTGAAGCGACCCTCGCGCGGATCATCAAGTTGGGTGAACAAGCGGGCGTGCCGACCGGCATGCATGTGACGTCCGCCACGGCCGCGCTCGCCCGCGCCGAGCAGGGGATGAGGTTTCTCGCGGTGGGAAGCGACTTGCAAATGTTAGCGCGACAGTCGCAACAAGTGTTAAGCGAGTTATTTCCCCAGCGGGAGGTGGAGGCCGTGGTCAGATACTAA
- a CDS encoding FKBP-type peptidyl-prolyl cis-trans isomerase N-terminal domain-containing protein, whose protein sequence is MGRLPALWILVFLVGMTLGHAQEPRAGARNSKRVPPGKSAAAMGTNSKSGSAKTDTTKAEAAKPEQPQVDPNGDAAAKAAPDKPPADSAGSPPANSPASPETKPKYTDEEYHTKKSYVYGLDIARGIKADEMEFDLPSLIKGLTDGLAKDSKPTVTEQEYAELMLAIMAEAQYKAEEKHKRQSEENQKAAEKFLAENGKQEGVVALSSGLQYKVLKTGDGPAPTATDSVQLHLVGKLLSGQQFINTYSASQPSTLIVGRVLRGLREALLNMKKGDKWIVYIPPDLAFGSKGSQAALPGLPDVGPNELVIYEVELLEIEKEVKE, encoded by the coding sequence ATGGGTCGGTTGCCAGCGCTTTGGATACTCGTCTTTCTGGTCGGTATGACCCTGGGTCATGCCCAAGAACCCCGCGCGGGGGCTCGCAATTCCAAGCGCGTGCCGCCGGGAAAATCCGCTGCGGCCATGGGGACAAATAGCAAAAGCGGAAGCGCAAAGACGGACACCACCAAAGCCGAAGCCGCCAAGCCTGAACAACCACAGGTCGATCCCAACGGTGATGCCGCCGCCAAAGCCGCGCCCGACAAGCCGCCCGCTGATTCCGCGGGATCGCCTCCCGCCAATTCTCCCGCCTCCCCCGAAACCAAGCCCAAGTACACGGACGAAGAGTACCACACCAAAAAAAGCTATGTGTATGGGTTGGACATTGCCCGCGGAATCAAGGCGGATGAAATGGAATTTGACCTCCCCTCGCTGATCAAGGGGCTAACCGATGGCCTGGCCAAGGATTCTAAACCAACGGTTACCGAGCAAGAATACGCCGAACTAATGCTGGCGATCATGGCCGAGGCCCAATATAAAGCGGAGGAAAAGCACAAGCGTCAAAGCGAGGAAAATCAAAAAGCGGCGGAAAAGTTTTTAGCCGAAAATGGCAAGCAGGAAGGCGTGGTCGCGCTTTCCAGCGGTTTGCAGTATAAAGTTCTTAAAACCGGCGATGGACCTGCCCCCACGGCGACGGATAGCGTGCAACTGCACTTGGTCGGCAAGCTTCTCTCGGGCCAGCAATTTATCAATACCTACAGCGCGAGCCAGCCCTCTACCTTGATTGTGGGACGCGTGCTACGCGGACTGCGGGAGGCGCTACTCAACATGAAAAAAGGGGATAAATGGATCGTCTACATTCCCCCGGATCTGGCCTTTGGGTCCAAGGGAAGCCAGGCGGCCCTTCCCGGCCTGCCCGATGTCGGTCCCAATGAATTGGTCATTTACGAAGTTGAATTGTTGGAAATTGAAAAGGAAGTCAAAGAATAG